Proteins encoded by one window of Lycium barbarum isolate Lr01 chromosome 11, ASM1917538v2, whole genome shotgun sequence:
- the LOC132620049 gene encoding uncharacterized protein LOC132620049: protein MWLQKWSPDIKPEEDLPIALAWVLLLGLPFHLHNWHYISQIVKLIGTPMCLDASTTSRTRPSMAKVRVEVNLLKTLPESIYIGIVQDKDPQTGFDQKVEYEGIPKYCRHCKKLGHYMMECRVLERKNMRKDASIMTQNNNSEENKEAKQKDGQKSEQEGNQQKENVAGVNKKVNQGNSLNTRAEKENNHINEA from the coding sequence ATGTGGTTGCAGAAATGGTCGCCGGACATCAAGCCGGAGGAGGATCTACCAATTGCTCTGGCCTGGGTGTTATTACTAGGTTTACCTTTCCACCTCCATAACTGGCATTACATTAGTCAAATAGTTAAATTGATAGGAACACCTATGTGTCTTGATGCTTCCACTACTTCTAGAACAAGGCCAAGTATGGCTAAGGTTAGAGTAGAAGTTAATCTACTAAAAACTCTTCCTGAAAGCATATACATAGGAATAGTTCAAGACAAGGATCCTCAGACTGGTTTTGATCAAAAAGTTGAATATGAAGGGATACCAAAATACTGCAGACACTGTAAGAAATTGGGGCATTATATGATGGAATGTAGAGTACTGGAGAGAAAAAACATGAGAAAGGATGCATCAATAATGACTCAGAACAATAACTCTGAGGAAAATAAGGAAGCTAAACAAAAAGATGGTCAAAAGAGTGAGCAAGAGGGAAACCAGCAAAAGGAAAATGTTGCAGGGGTAAATAAAAAAGTGAACCAAGGAAACTCTTTGAATACTAGAGCTGAAAAAGAGAATAACCATATCAATGAAGCATAG